A genomic stretch from Thermoanaerobaculia bacterium includes:
- a CDS encoding ABC transporter permease, with protein sequence MNLAVRDIGRRPGRFALSCIGVGLLLTLVLSYSGIYHGFVYEALTLIDKAGADIWVVQRDTRGPFAEQSRLPEDIRYRMAIVPGVAAAGAYVAYTIQRPWQGRSLRFVVVGYDRDSDLGGPHEIVAGRGIAQAHYEMVADAKLKLPLGTKLHLGLDDYTVVGLTRGAVGSGGDPVAFFSLADAQEIQFVKDNWAIRNVRERVRAAYANALPTQPVLSDVLAREFADNPDLHTVNAVLVRLAPGARPEAVAEAIGRWKYFTAYTADEQAQIMLAGSVAKARMQTLLFRIFLTIAATVIIAQIIYTMTLEKLKPIALLKLIGTPTRTIVGLVLQESLALGLIAYAVALLVGSLTYDKWPRLVLVQTADKLALFAIVVVICLIASAMGIRRALHVEAGAALTG encoded by the coding sequence GTGAACCTCGCCGTTCGGGACATCGGGCGCCGTCCCGGCCGCTTCGCCCTTTCCTGCATCGGGGTCGGGCTCCTGCTGACCCTCGTGCTCTCGTACAGCGGCATCTACCACGGGTTCGTCTACGAAGCGCTGACTCTCATCGACAAGGCGGGCGCGGACATCTGGGTCGTCCAGCGCGACACCCGCGGACCCTTTGCGGAACAGTCGCGTCTGCCGGAGGACATCCGCTACCGCATGGCCATCGTGCCCGGCGTCGCGGCTGCCGGGGCCTACGTCGCCTATACGATCCAGCGCCCCTGGCAGGGCCGGTCGCTGCGCTTCGTCGTCGTCGGCTATGACCGGGATTCGGACCTCGGCGGTCCGCACGAGATCGTGGCCGGACGCGGGATCGCGCAAGCCCACTACGAGATGGTCGCCGACGCAAAGCTCAAGCTGCCGCTGGGGACGAAGCTGCATCTCGGGCTGGACGACTACACGGTGGTCGGGCTCACCCGCGGCGCGGTGGGATCGGGCGGAGACCCCGTCGCGTTCTTCTCCCTCGCGGACGCGCAAGAGATCCAGTTCGTGAAGGACAACTGGGCGATCCGCAACGTGCGGGAACGGGTCAGGGCCGCCTATGCGAATGCCCTGCCGACGCAGCCCGTCCTGTCCGACGTGCTCGCCCGCGAGTTCGCCGACAATCCCGATCTGCACACGGTCAACGCCGTCCTCGTGCGGCTCGCCCCGGGCGCCCGGCCCGAGGCGGTCGCCGAGGCGATCGGACGCTGGAAGTACTTCACCGCGTACACGGCCGACGAGCAGGCGCAGATCATGCTCGCGGGCAGCGTGGCGAAGGCCCGAATGCAGACGCTCCTCTTCCGCATCTTCCTGACCATCGCGGCCACGGTCATCATCGCGCAAATCATCTACACGATGACGCTCGAAAAGCTGAAGCCCATCGCGCTCTTGAAGCTCATCGGCACGCCGACCCGGACCATCGTCGGGCTGGTCCTGCAGGAGAGCCTGGCTCTCGGCCTGATCGCCTATGCGGTCGCGCTGCTCGTGGGAAGCCTGACGTACGACAAGTGGCCGCGGCTCGTGCTCGTGCAGACGGCCGACAAGCTGGCTCTGTTCGCGATCGTGGTCGTGATCTGCCTGATCGCGAGCGCGATGGGCATCCGGCGCGCCCTCCACGTGGAAGCGGGCGCGGCCTTGACCGGGTGA
- a CDS encoding metalloregulator ArsR/SmtB family transcription factor, translating to MTTPLARLVQIHKAIGHPVRLRLLAMLRGGPLCVCQMTVVVKLAASTVSEHLSELRRAGLVAERKEGRWVSYRLSDAALRQGTLDSVWPELDEDRETHADAVLLRELRRVPVDQLCRVDLELGRIDGPKLASAVAKAAKIRATEAVER from the coding sequence ATGACGACACCATTGGCGCGCCTCGTTCAGATCCACAAAGCCATCGGTCACCCGGTGCGGCTGCGCCTCCTCGCGATGCTCCGCGGCGGGCCGCTCTGCGTCTGCCAGATGACCGTCGTCGTGAAGCTCGCCGCCTCCACCGTCTCCGAGCACCTGTCGGAGCTGCGCAGGGCCGGTCTCGTCGCGGAGCGAAAGGAAGGCCGGTGGGTCAGCTACCGGCTCTCGGACGCCGCCCTGCGGCAGGGCACCCTCGATTCCGTCTGGCCGGAGTTGGACGAGGACCGCGAAACGCACGCCGACGCGGTGCTCCTGAGGGAGCTGCGGCGCGTGCCCGTCGATCAGCTCTGCCGGGTCGATCTCGAGCTCGGCCGGATCGACGGCCCGAAGCTCGCGTCGGCGGTCGCGAAGGCGGCGAAGATCCGCGCCACCGAAGCGGTGGAACGATGA
- a CDS encoding permease: MTGIAAAAAANASRPAPRRAWAPAAAALAAAVLLYTQLSRIAGFLTYDLAGLARGGRPGSAVEFFLFEVPKVLLLLTAVVFGVGILRSFFTPERARQLLAGRREASGNVFAALFGIATPFCSCSAVPLFIGFVTAGVPLGVTFSFLISAPMVNEVALVLLFGLFGWKVAALYLGTGLAIAIAAGWVIGRLKLERHVEPWVWQIQSGSGMPAAKRSWADRLTDGRAAVREIVGKVWIYVVAGIAVGAGIHGFVPTHFMASFMGRGVWWAVPLAVVLGVPMYSNAAGIIPIVQALLGKGAALGTVLAFMMSVVALSLPEMIILRKVLRPVLIATFVAVVAAGILAVGYLFNTVM; this comes from the coding sequence ATGACCGGGATTGCCGCCGCCGCCGCGGCGAACGCGTCGCGCCCGGCTCCGCGGCGCGCCTGGGCGCCGGCGGCCGCCGCTCTCGCCGCCGCGGTCCTCCTCTACACGCAGCTGTCGCGGATCGCCGGGTTTCTCACGTACGACCTTGCCGGCCTCGCGCGCGGCGGCCGCCCGGGCTCGGCGGTCGAGTTCTTCCTCTTCGAGGTCCCGAAAGTCCTCCTCCTTCTTACCGCCGTCGTGTTCGGCGTCGGAATCCTCCGAAGCTTCTTCACGCCCGAGCGGGCGCGGCAGCTCCTGGCCGGACGCCGCGAGGCTTCCGGCAACGTGTTCGCCGCCCTGTTCGGCATCGCCACACCGTTCTGCTCCTGCTCCGCCGTTCCGCTCTTCATCGGGTTCGTCACGGCCGGCGTGCCGCTCGGCGTCACGTTTTCCTTTCTCATTTCCGCGCCGATGGTCAACGAGGTGGCGCTCGTTCTGCTCTTCGGCCTCTTCGGCTGGAAGGTCGCCGCGCTCTATCTCGGGACGGGCCTGGCGATCGCCATCGCCGCCGGCTGGGTGATCGGACGCCTGAAGCTCGAGCGGCACGTGGAGCCCTGGGTCTGGCAGATCCAGTCCGGCAGCGGCATGCCGGCAGCGAAGCGCTCCTGGGCGGATCGGCTGACGGACGGACGCGCCGCCGTCCGCGAAATCGTCGGCAAGGTCTGGATCTACGTCGTTGCCGGGATCGCGGTCGGGGCGGGCATCCACGGTTTCGTGCCGACCCACTTCATGGCGTCGTTCATGGGCCGCGGTGTCTGGTGGGCGGTGCCGCTCGCGGTCGTGCTCGGAGTCCCGATGTACTCCAACGCCGCGGGCATCATTCCGATCGTCCAGGCGCTGCTGGGCAAGGGCGCGGCGCTCGGGACGGTCCTCGCCTTCATGATGTCGGTCGTCGCGCTTTCGCTGCCGGAGATGATCATCCTCCGGAAGGTCCTTCGTCCCGTACTGATCGCGACGTTCGTCGCCGTCGTCGCCGCCGGCATTCTCGCGGTCGGCTACCTCTTCAACACAGTGATGTAA
- a CDS encoding thioredoxin family protein: MATHKKIEVLGPGCSRCKETYRVVQHVVDGERLDVEIVKDDSVERMMALGLMSTPGVAIDGKVVVSGRIPKAQEIRELLGLE, translated from the coding sequence ATGGCAACACACAAGAAGATCGAAGTTCTCGGCCCCGGCTGCTCTCGTTGCAAGGAAACGTACCGCGTCGTGCAGCACGTGGTCGACGGAGAGCGGCTCGACGTCGAAATCGTCAAGGACGATTCGGTCGAGCGCATGATGGCGCTCGGCCTCATGTCGACGCCCGGTGTCGCGATCGACGGAAAAGTCGTCGTGTCCGGGCGGATCCCGAAGGCTCAGGAGATTCGGGAGCTCCTGGGACTCGAATGA
- a CDS encoding efflux RND transporter periplasmic adaptor subunit, giving the protein MISRKGLKIVLWCLAAGALAGTVRFLTTRPVPVETAQPQRGEVVAEVFGTGTLESKVVSGVSSKVVGKVVEVLVDQGDVVTTGQTLARLEARDFLDAVHVAQAQRDQSRAELAKARADVERNRQLLVSGLMSRADFDAFDTTRVVAEAKLSNAEASLGVAQAKLSDTQIVSPASGLVITRNLEVGSTVVPGAPIFRIAASVPWVTAQVDERETGALRLGQPARVVFETDPETVQHGRVARLSAEVDRVTEEREVDVILDRPSGARFLGQRADVYVETARKRDVLRVPLTSLVVRGGKPGVLAVVDGRARWRPVRSGLRDRRFLEVVSGVSERDRVILSPLAGKKPISDGARVAVAPEKERR; this is encoded by the coding sequence GTGATCTCGCGCAAGGGGTTGAAGATCGTCCTCTGGTGCCTCGCGGCGGGCGCACTGGCCGGAACGGTCCGGTTCCTGACCACTCGGCCGGTGCCCGTCGAGACGGCGCAGCCACAGCGCGGAGAGGTGGTGGCGGAAGTGTTCGGGACGGGCACCCTGGAGTCGAAGGTCGTGTCGGGTGTCAGCTCCAAGGTCGTCGGGAAGGTGGTCGAGGTGTTGGTGGATCAGGGAGACGTCGTGACGACCGGCCAGACGTTGGCGCGACTCGAAGCCAGGGATTTCCTGGACGCCGTTCATGTTGCGCAAGCGCAGCGCGATCAGTCCCGGGCCGAGCTGGCGAAGGCCAGGGCCGACGTGGAAAGGAATCGCCAGCTCCTCGTGAGCGGTCTCATGTCCCGGGCGGATTTCGATGCTTTCGACACCACCCGCGTCGTCGCCGAGGCGAAGCTGAGCAACGCCGAGGCCTCGCTGGGCGTGGCGCAGGCGAAACTCTCGGACACGCAGATCGTCAGCCCGGCATCCGGTCTGGTGATCACCCGCAACCTCGAGGTGGGATCGACGGTGGTGCCCGGCGCGCCGATCTTTCGCATCGCCGCATCGGTACCCTGGGTGACGGCCCAGGTGGACGAGCGCGAAACGGGAGCGCTGCGTCTCGGGCAGCCCGCTCGGGTCGTGTTCGAGACCGACCCGGAGACCGTGCAGCACGGCCGCGTCGCCCGGTTGAGCGCGGAAGTCGACCGGGTGACCGAAGAGCGCGAGGTGGACGTCATCCTGGACCGGCCGTCGGGAGCCCGATTCCTCGGGCAGCGGGCCGACGTGTACGTCGAGACCGCGCGCAAACGCGATGTGCTGCGCGTTCCGCTGACCTCCCTCGTCGTCCGGGGCGGCAAGCCGGGCGTGCTCGCCGTCGTGGACGGGCGGGCGCGGTGGCGGCCCGTGCGGTCCGGGTTGCGGGATCGCAGGTTCCTGGAGGTCGTCAGCGGCGTGAGCGAACGGGACCGGGTCATCCTGAGCCCGCTGGCCGGCAAGAAGCCGATCTCCGACGGAGCTCGCGTCGCCGTCGCACCCGAGAAGGAACGGCGGTGA